Proteins from a single region of Pseudarthrobacter sp. NIBRBAC000502772:
- a CDS encoding glycosyltransferase: protein MAWRWLFSVNWSAAWISVPLVMVETYSLIDAVLFGLTMWKLRVRDTPPAPPEGLTVDVFITTYNEPTGLVMTTAVAASRISYPHKTWILDDGARPAMKRAAEDAGIGYIIRSPDWENHRRHAKAGNLNNALAATQGEFLLILDADQIPEPGIVDSMLGHFTNEKVALVQTPQWFHNVTDDDILGSQAPLFYGPIQQGKDGWNAAFFCGSNAMIRREALMQIGITGYVEGVRHSVQQTLKAADKVIAKARAKHGATGEHLTRALDDVGLAARAARKELHQNKPVASITYDFQRKVDAAARSIVTIDVASIQADLDEIARLSGDGRTGVYIDDAAIDRLARRDWSPIGAIRSVRKMVQALDVDRSDEALPVMPMATNSVTEDMATCMRLHAQGWESVYHHEILAKGLAPEDLRTMLTQRLRWAQGTMQVFLRENPLLQSGLTWGQRLMYFSTMWSYLSGFAAVIYIAAPIIFLCFGTMPVDAFSIDFFARLIPFLVVNQLLFFVAARGRKTWRGQQYSVALFPIWIKACTTAAGNVLFGRDLGFAVTPKTRQGDGPPWSLIRPQLVAITALIIAAITGLIRMFTGLGAPAGTLVNIAWVVFDLLILSVIIRAALYKGYTPTEEVKKDGIQL from the coding sequence ATGGCCTGGCGTTGGCTGTTCTCCGTAAACTGGTCCGCAGCCTGGATCAGCGTGCCGCTGGTCATGGTCGAAACCTACAGCCTCATCGATGCCGTCCTGTTCGGGCTCACCATGTGGAAGCTGCGCGTCCGCGACACCCCTCCTGCCCCACCGGAGGGCCTCACTGTGGACGTCTTCATCACTACCTACAACGAGCCCACCGGCCTGGTCATGACCACCGCCGTCGCGGCCAGCCGCATCAGCTACCCGCACAAGACCTGGATCCTGGACGACGGCGCACGGCCCGCCATGAAACGGGCGGCCGAGGATGCCGGCATCGGCTACATCATTCGCTCCCCCGACTGGGAAAACCACCGCCGGCACGCGAAGGCCGGAAACCTCAACAACGCCCTGGCCGCAACACAGGGCGAATTCCTCCTCATTCTCGATGCCGACCAGATCCCCGAACCCGGAATCGTGGACAGCATGCTGGGCCACTTCACCAACGAAAAAGTTGCACTGGTGCAGACCCCGCAATGGTTCCACAACGTCACCGACGACGACATCCTGGGAAGCCAGGCACCCTTGTTCTATGGCCCCATCCAGCAAGGCAAGGACGGCTGGAACGCCGCGTTCTTCTGCGGCTCCAACGCCATGATCCGGCGCGAAGCCCTCATGCAGATCGGGATCACCGGCTATGTCGAAGGCGTACGGCACAGCGTCCAGCAGACGCTGAAGGCCGCCGACAAGGTCATCGCCAAGGCACGCGCCAAACACGGCGCGACAGGTGAGCACCTGACCCGTGCGCTGGACGACGTCGGCCTCGCTGCCCGGGCCGCACGAAAGGAACTGCACCAGAACAAACCCGTCGCATCCATCACCTACGACTTCCAGCGCAAGGTCGACGCCGCAGCCAGGAGCATCGTCACGATCGACGTCGCATCCATTCAGGCAGACCTGGACGAAATCGCCCGCCTCTCCGGAGACGGCAGGACCGGCGTCTACATCGACGACGCCGCCATCGACCGCCTGGCCCGCCGCGACTGGTCACCCATCGGCGCCATCAGATCGGTCCGCAAAATGGTCCAGGCCCTGGACGTGGACCGCTCCGACGAGGCCCTCCCTGTCATGCCCATGGCCACGAACTCCGTGACCGAGGACATGGCCACCTGCATGCGGCTCCACGCCCAGGGCTGGGAGAGCGTCTACCACCACGAGATCCTGGCCAAGGGCCTGGCACCCGAAGACCTCCGGACCATGCTGACCCAGCGGCTGCGCTGGGCCCAAGGAACCATGCAGGTGTTCCTCCGCGAAAATCCCCTCCTCCAGAGCGGACTCACCTGGGGCCAGCGCCTAATGTACTTCTCCACGATGTGGAGCTACCTCTCCGGCTTTGCCGCGGTCATCTACATCGCCGCGCCCATCATCTTCCTGTGCTTTGGAACCATGCCGGTGGATGCATTCAGCATCGACTTCTTCGCCAGGCTCATCCCGTTCCTGGTGGTGAACCAGCTGCTGTTCTTCGTTGCCGCCCGCGGCAGGAAAACCTGGCGCGGCCAGCAATACAGTGTGGCGCTCTTCCCCATCTGGATCAAAGCATGCACGACGGCGGCAGGGAACGTCCTGTTCGGCCGTGACCTCGGATTCGCGGTGACCCCCAAAACCCGCCAGGGCGACGGCCCGCCCTGGTCCCTGATCCGCCCTCAGCTCGTGGCCATAACGGCCCTGATCATCGCAGCCATCACCGGACTCATCCGGATGTTCACGGGCCTGGGCGCACCCGCGGGAACGCTGGTCAACATTGCCTGGGTCGTGTTCGATCTGCTGATCCTCAGCGTGATCATCCGAGCCGCTCTCTACAAGGGATACACTCCCACGGAAGAAGTTAAGAAAGATGGAATTCAACTCTGA
- a CDS encoding glycoside hydrolase family 26 protein — translation MASLVLPLAVVLGIAVPSEAAERAGITLSTSAGPAGASISVTGTGFARQSFGTLTAGSSSIPFTTGANGSFTADVNIPATTAATVVVTAKAGKPSASAPYTVTYSPASTSAGRDSAATASAAPVTMAARTETSTTTLNPPISSAPLRFGVSTPGGPLATSELDAVATLVNENPSIVMSYKDFSQAAPIADLNAVDARGATSLITWEPWLWSGNGANQPAYALDRITAGDFDTYIAQWGTALASWDKPVMLRFAHEMNGNWYPWAESANGNQAGDYAAAWRHVHDVVAATGATNVQWVWSPNVPYWGSTPLSGLFPGAGYVDIVGLDGYNWGTAASWSSWTSPSALFGDGLTALRSLAPGKPIMISETASAEAGGSKADWNTALVSYLAAQSDITAFVWFHHNKEVDWRINSSTASASALAAALAARNS, via the coding sequence GTGGCCAGCTTGGTGCTGCCACTGGCTGTTGTGTTGGGTATCGCAGTGCCATCGGAGGCTGCAGAACGGGCCGGGATTACCCTGAGCACCTCCGCAGGGCCGGCCGGAGCGTCCATCTCAGTGACCGGCACCGGCTTTGCGCGCCAGTCGTTCGGAACGCTGACAGCCGGTTCATCGAGCATCCCGTTCACCACCGGGGCCAACGGTTCCTTCACGGCGGACGTGAACATACCGGCAACAACCGCAGCAACTGTTGTGGTGACGGCCAAGGCGGGAAAGCCCTCGGCGTCCGCACCCTACACCGTCACGTATAGCCCGGCCTCCACCTCCGCCGGCCGTGACAGCGCGGCCACGGCCAGTGCTGCTCCGGTCACGATGGCGGCCCGGACCGAGACGTCCACAACAACCCTCAACCCTCCCATCAGCTCGGCCCCGCTGCGGTTCGGAGTGTCCACGCCCGGAGGTCCGCTGGCCACCAGCGAGCTGGACGCCGTCGCAACGCTGGTCAACGAAAATCCCTCCATCGTCATGTCCTACAAAGACTTCAGCCAGGCCGCGCCGATCGCTGACCTGAACGCCGTCGACGCCCGGGGCGCCACCAGCCTCATCACCTGGGAGCCCTGGCTCTGGAGCGGCAACGGCGCCAACCAGCCCGCCTACGCCCTGGACCGCATCACCGCCGGAGATTTCGACACCTACATCGCCCAATGGGGTACCGCCCTGGCTTCATGGGACAAGCCCGTCATGCTGCGGTTCGCCCACGAAATGAACGGCAACTGGTACCCCTGGGCTGAATCCGCCAACGGCAACCAGGCCGGGGACTACGCCGCAGCATGGCGCCACGTGCACGATGTCGTAGCCGCAACAGGCGCCACCAACGTGCAGTGGGTCTGGAGCCCGAACGTCCCCTACTGGGGCTCCACCCCGCTCTCCGGGCTCTTCCCCGGCGCCGGCTACGTCGACATTGTTGGTCTGGACGGCTACAACTGGGGAACCGCCGCATCGTGGAGCTCCTGGACATCGCCATCGGCCCTCTTCGGCGACGGACTGACCGCACTCCGCAGCCTCGCACCCGGCAAGCCGATCATGATCTCCGAGACAGCCTCCGCAGAGGCCGGAGGCTCCAAGGCTGACTGGAACACCGCCCTCGTTTCGTACCTCGCCGCCCAGTCCGACATCACCGCCTTCGTCTGGTTTCACCACAACAAAGAAGTCGACTGGCGGATCAACAGCTCCACCGCCTCGGCCAGCGCCCTCGCCGCGGCATTGGCGGCCAGGAACTCCTGA
- a CDS encoding DUF1508 domain-containing protein, whose amino-acid sequence MAGLFELFVDAQSQFRFRLLDDRGTVMAVSSGFDDKLTAVAGIDAVRECAGTGLVTDLSDPTPDADGTDLSDAPNDGLRHRS is encoded by the coding sequence ATGGCTGGTCTTTTTGAGTTATTCGTTGATGCGCAATCGCAGTTCAGGTTCCGGCTCCTCGACGACAGAGGAACGGTAATGGCCGTGTCGTCCGGTTTCGATGACAAGTTAACAGCCGTCGCCGGAATCGATGCCGTACGAGAATGTGCGGGCACGGGCCTGGTCACCGACCTCTCGGACCCGACTCCCGACGCGGACGGAACTGATTTAAGCGACGCCCCGAACGATGGCCTCAGACACCGGTCCTGA